One region of Corvus moneduloides isolate bCorMon1 chromosome 1, bCorMon1.pri, whole genome shotgun sequence genomic DNA includes:
- the LOC116453914 gene encoding cytochrome b-c1 complex subunit 7 gives MPGQRWQPRSAPRVTQEAARCAEVKMAARVSVAGGGRMLDRLRKWYYNAAGFNKLGLMRDDTLNEDDDVKEALKRLPEHLYNERVFRIKRALDLSLKHQILPKDQWVKYEEDHHYLEPYLKEVIRERHEREAWNKK, from the exons ATGCCGGGGCAGCGTTggcagccccgctccgccccgcgcGTTACCCAGGAGGCCGCGCGCTGCGCCGAGGTCAAGATGGCGGCGAGGGTGTCTG TTGCAGGAGGTGGTCGCATGCTAGACAGGCTTCGCAAGTGGTATTACAATGCAGCTGGGTTCAACAAACTTG GGTTAATGCGAGATGATACATtgaatgaagatgatgatgtAAAAGAAGCATTGAAGAGACTTCCAGAACATCTTTACAATGAAAGAGTATTTCGCATAAAGCGAGCGCTAGACTTAAGCTTGAAACATCAGATCCTTCCAAAAGACCAGTGGGTGAAGTATGAAGAG gATCACCATTATCTTGAACCATACCTAAAAGAAGTAATCCGTGAAAGACATGAAAGGGAAGCATGGAACAAGAAGTAA
- the MTERF3 gene encoding transcription termination factor 3, mitochondrial: protein MAVWARQVSRWCCLLNSARAVEFTRRLRSRGCTAQACRELASLAVLPAGNEDVLWRLQACRHVSVGSCSPPDSARDGSFFSPESNLPSVQLEQGKAETLPDLNAKALDEDWDDIPPSSALEVISEEEAVQIIAEPLLPIQSSTLRDYVDHSETLEKLVHLGVDLSQVEKRQKAGQLLLTLDFEKDVKKILLFLKDVGVEDNQLGPFLTKNPYILAEDLESLETRVAYLKSKKFGKSEIAQMVSRAPYLLLFSVERLDNRLGFFKNELGLSAKKTKDLVIHLPRLLTGKLEPVKENLQVCQIELGFQRNEIQQIVYKTPKILTASKKRLKQTFDYLHNIMGIPHHMLTRFPQVFNSKLLRIRERHMFLAFLGRAQYDPAQPSYISLDQLVSLPDEVFCTEMAKASMQDFEKFLKTL, encoded by the exons ATGGCTGTGTGGGCTCGGCAGGTCTCCCGCTGGTGCTGCCTGCTGAACTCGGCCCGTGCTGTTGAGTTTACTCGGAGGCTCAGGAGTCGCGGCTGCACCGCACAGGCCTGCCGTGAGCTTGCCTCGCTGGCTGTGCTGCCCGCTGGAAACGAGGATGTTTTGTGGAGACTGCAGGCATGCAGGCACGTTTCTGTAGGAAGCTGTTCCCCGCCCGACAGCGCCAGGGATGGATCCTTCTTTTCTCCCGAAAGTAACTTGCCTTCAGTACAGCTGgaacaaggaaaagcagaaacattaCCTGATCTGAATGCAAAAGCACTGGACGAAG ACTGGGATGACATCCCACCTTCATCTGCTTTGGAAGTGATTTCCGAGGAAGAAGCTGTACAGATCATTGCAGAACCTCTTCTCCCCATTCAGTCTTCCACGCTCCGAGATTATGTTGATCACTCAGAAACCCTTGAGAAACTTGTCCACCTAG GGGTTGACTTATCCCAAGTGGAGAAACGTCAAAAGGCAGGTCAGCTCTTACTGACCTTGGACTTtgaaaaagatgtaaaaaaaatacttctgtttcttAAGGATGTGGGTGTAGAAGACAATCAGCTGGGACCTTTCCTGACCAAAAATCCATATATCCTTGCTGAAGACCTGGAATCTTTAGAAACCAG AGTGGCTTACCTAAAATCAAAAAAATTTGGTAAGTCAGAAATTGCTCAGATGGTCTCAAGAGCTCCatatttgctgttgttttcagtggaaagactgGATAACAGACTGGGTTTCTTCAAAAATGAACTTGGTCTCAGTGCAAAAAAG ACAAAGGATCTGGTAATTCATCTTCCAAGGCTACTGACTGGCAAATTGGAGcctgtaaaagaaaatcttcag GTTTGTCAAATTGAACTTGGTTTTCAACGTAATGAAATTCAACAGATTGTGTATAAAACTCCCAAGATTTTAACTGCAAGTAAAAAGAGACTCAAACAGACATTTGACTACTTACACAACATAATGGGTATTCCCCACCACATGCTTACTCGCTTTCCTCAG gtTTTCAACTCAAAGCTATTACGGATCAGAGAGAGGCATATGTTTCTTGCATTCTTGGGAAGGGCCCAGTATGACCCAGCACAACCCAGCTACATCTCTCTGGATCAGCTAGTATCCTTGCCTGATGAGGTGTTTTGTACAGAGATGGCCAAAGCTTCTATGCAGGACTTTGAAAAGTTCTTAaaaacactttaa